Within the Fimbriimonadia bacterium genome, the region CCACAATCGTTGGGCAGAGGGCTCACCTGAACGATGCGAGCCGATACTTTCAGCTGGTCGTAGCCCACGAAGTGCGTGAAGGGCTTCGCCTCACCCGAGGTGTACAGCTCGATTTGGTCTTGGCAGAACAATTCGTCAGCAAGCCCGTGACCCGACTTCGAGCGGGTCCGCTGTTCCTCGAGCGCCCTCTCGTATCCCGAAGTGTCCACGGAGCCATCCATCTGCTCTACCAGCTCGCGCGTCACCTCCAGCGGGAAACCGAAGGTGTCGTATAGCTCGAATGCTGCCTCCCCTGGGAACACCCAGCCCGCGGGTCGCTGCTCGCCTGCGATGGAGTAGAAGCGGTCCGTCCCGGCACGCAACGTTCGTCGGAAGCTTTGCTCTTCCGTAGCCAGGGCCCGTGCGATGTGGTCGAAGCGCTCGACCAACTCAGAGTAATGATCGCCCAGCGCCTCGACAACGGCAGGGAACACCTCGGCCAAGAACGGCTGCTGGAACCCAAGCACCATCTGCCCTTTCAACACCGCGCGGCGAATGAGGCGACGCAACACGTATCCGCGCCCGGAGTTCTGGGGTAGGACACCGTCGGCGATACAGAACGACGCTGCACGCAAGTGGTCGGCAATCACCCGGGTGGCACGGGTGGAGCGCTCATCCGCATAAGGGGCCGTTTCGGCCAGCCTCCCAATCGCCTCGACGATTGGCGCGAAAGTATCTGTGTGATACACGCTGGGCAGCTCGGAGAGCACGCGAGCGGTCCGCTCGAGCCCCATTCCGGTGTCAATACTCGGCTTGGGGAGCGGCAGCATTGCAACATCCTTTGAAAGGTCGTTGGGGTCCGAGCATCGCTGGAACTGCATTAGCACCAGGTTCCAGATCTCCAGCCAACGCCCGGCTTTGTCGTCCTCGCGAAAGTTGCCACTGAGCTGCTCTGGCGGCACCGTACGATAGAAGATCTCGGTGCAGGGTCCACATGGTCCGTTCGGGCCCTCGCTGATTGCATTGGCGGGCCAGTAATTCTTGTCCTCGCCAAGACGGTTGATGCGGCTCTCCGGCAAACCCACCATATCGCGCCACAGTTCGAACGCCTCGTCATCCGTCTCGAAGACGCTGACACATAGCCGGTCGGGGTCCAGTGCGAGCCATTTGCGATCGGTCAGGAACTCCCACGCCCAAGCGATGGCCTCGCGCTTGAAGTAATCTCCGATACTGAAGTTTCCCAGCATCTCGAAAAACGTCAGGTGGCTGGGGTTGCCGACTTCTTCGATGTCCGTGGTCCGGAGGCACTTCTGAGAGCTGCTGAGACGGGGGTGCGGTGGCTGAGCGATGCCAAGGAAGTACGGTTTGAACTGAACCATGCCCGCGCTCGTGAACAGCAAAGATGGATCGTCAGGCACCAGGCTGTCGCTCGGCATCCGGCGGTGATCCTTGGTGTCGAAAAACTCTAGGTATTTGGTTCGCAGCTCTCGGGCGTTCATGACTTTGGGAAGCGTGGTCGCTCTCGGAATGTTCGAGCCGGTCCTGTCGTGTGGGGCGAGAGGACAGCACCGGCACGCTTCCGATTGTACCCGCCATCTACGACCGGCGGCCTAACCGGAATGCAATGTCCGATAATAAGTATTATGTTGAGTACAGGCCTAAGCCGAGGGCTGGCCCGCATCACTGCGGACCAGCCACCTTGCCGCCGACTTCTCGATGGCACGGGCCGTACTCGGCGCTTGCCACGTATCAAGACCGCAAAAGTCCAAGCGCGACCAAAAAAGCTAGCCTCCGGGTAGATAGAGCGTCCAATTGCCATTCGCCGGCAGCGTGCTATGTTCGCTCTCGAAGGAATAGGTTCCCGAGATCTTGCCGTCATAGGTCAGCGTGGCTGTCGCTTGAAATGGGTTCTCGGTAGCATTGAGCAAGTCGTACAGGGAGGTCATCTCTGCTGTTCCGCCTTGCATCGGATCGTCTTCGCTGTTGAGCACTATGTCTCCGCCGTAGATGTCCACGATGTTTTTGTTGGCATCTGTCTTCGCTAGGATAAACACGCCATGTTCGGCTTTGCCGCCTCCCATGACGAGCCCGTTCCACCCATTCGCCTTTAGCGGGCAGACGGTTCGCAAGGCGTAGGCGGTGCCGGTCAGCAACCCATTCGGATCCTGCACATACCAGGTCAGCGTGGACTTTTGCGGGTTGTCATACTCATAGGTGCCTCCGAGCTCGAACTCGCCGTCGTACCAGGAGTAGAACTCCCCTCCTTGCCCATCAGCGTCATCCACGAAAAAGCCCAGGTTGTCGTTACTGAACCAGATGCCCGTGGCGTTCTTCCCGTTCGGCATTGGGATCTCGTAGGGCAAGTGGCTCAGGTCCAGATACACGGCATCTACCCATCTCGGCTCCAGTACTCCCGAGTCGGTCCCGTTGGCCTGGTGAACTGTCGTCTCGTTCAGAACCAAGGCTTCGTCTTGAAGCTCGAATGCGGCAAGAGGAAGAATTGCCCTCAAGAGCGCTTTGCGCCCCGCGAGGAGTCGCATTTCGAGCGGGAACTCGAGTGTCCAGTCCACATCCTCGTCCCAGG harbors:
- the alaS gene encoding alanine--tRNA ligase; protein product: MNARELRTKYLEFFDTKDHRRMPSDSLVPDDPSLLFTSAGMVQFKPYFLGIAQPPHPRLSSSQKCLRTTDIEEVGNPSHLTFFEMLGNFSIGDYFKREAIAWAWEFLTDRKWLALDPDRLCVSVFETDDEAFELWRDMVGLPESRINRLGEDKNYWPANAISEGPNGPCGPCTEIFYRTVPPEQLSGNFREDDKAGRWLEIWNLVLMQFQRCSDPNDLSKDVAMLPLPKPSIDTGMGLERTARVLSELPSVYHTDTFAPIVEAIGRLAETAPYADERSTRATRVIADHLRAASFCIADGVLPQNSGRGYVLRRLIRRAVLKGQMVLGFQQPFLAEVFPAVVEALGDHYSELVERFDHIARALATEEQSFRRTLRAGTDRFYSIAGEQRPAGWVFPGEAAFELYDTFGFPLEVTRELVEQMDGSVDTSGYERALEEQRTRSKSGHGLADELFCQDQIELYTSGEAKPFTHFVGYDQLKVSARIVQVSPLPNDCGDTAELFDVALDVTPFYAEAGGQVGDTGTISCKAFELRVEDTRRAQEITWHRCSVVRSDEPLVGVPVERQRELLGSGYLFRGVTATVDAERRRHIVRNHTATHLLHAALRQVLGDHVHQAGSLVAPEYLRFDFTHHQAMTEEQIAEVERIVNRWVLQEVDVVIETQVPVAEAKARGAMALFGEKYGETVRVVQVPGFSIELCGGCHVSNTAKIGLFKIVHEGSVAGGVRRIEALTGEYAYRWAVERDRLVKDAAAKLKAGPAELGAAIERLQGEIRDLKRRLERAVQGGAAQQPAMICEVNGLPLVVQALQDVPLSSASGIADRLADQHKDAVVLVGAAGDGKVTFVAKVPEGARRHGAHAGNLVREIAAVAGGSGGGRPDFAQAGAKDPSRMNDALSTAPAVLAEQIHKEA